From Triticum aestivum cultivar Chinese Spring chromosome 4A, IWGSC CS RefSeq v2.1, whole genome shotgun sequence, a single genomic window includes:
- the LOC123086794 gene encoding glycosyltransferase family 92 protein Os08g0121900, which translates to MAHYRRRGCLRRALTIAGGVSAGLLLLAGGHTYAHGQLFSPGLLPLGLGADRSPSFAPPPFALSPLPPYLLSDSEADASPPQPEANLPRRLLPLHRTPPPFALSPLRPYLVSDSESDAEPPQPETTLSRRLRPLHRSPPPSPFLGLDSEADRSHDDADAVLLPDWEVLVLTDAEPGAKATCAFQGGASSPASALGRLPGSGRHAYICPMREPARSLQPLQAPVLLPTSASSADCPGRALLNWTGRIAFSSATLDSGDVLVFAKGVNHVAGGVQCLYRYCGETHAVVASFPAITSVQQVTRCPAPPIHLNSRNTEFRVTVAATGEDPIPTLVTYRPRQSESGSLVAPEKNLICACTMIHNVSKFLREWVLYHAAIGVDHFILYDNGSKDDLADQVAQLRSAGIKISTVPWPWIKMQEAGFSHCAATHQSSCRWMAFIDVDEFVFSPNWERSEKPSKSMLEEIVQVDPDVGQVYLWCFDFGPSGQTSHPQEGVIQGYTCRLKRFLRHKSLVLLAAVDHSLENAIHHFTLKAGFKSIRSMQARVNHYKYQAWTEFKHKFKRRVSAYVADWRDPINLESADRAPGLGVDGVEPVDWAQRYCDIKDNLLQKLSSRWFGNGLGSPGSQDT; encoded by the coding sequence ATGGCGCATTACCGGCGCCGCGGCTGCCTGCGCCGTGCCCTCACCATCGCCGGCGGTGTGTCGGCCGGCCTCCTCCTGCTCGCCGGCGGCCATACCTACGCCCACGGCCAGCTCTTCTCGCCGGGCTTGCTGCCCCTCGGCCTCGGCGCCGACCGCTCGCCGTCCTTCGCCCCGCCGCCCTTCGCTCTCTCGCCGCTGCCGCCCTACCTCCTCTCAGACTCGGAGGCCGACGCCTCGCCCCCGCAGCCGGAAGCCAACCTCCCGCGGCGCCTTCTGCCCCTCCACCGCACGCCGCCGCCCTTCGCTCTCTCGCCGCTGCGGCCCTACCTCGTCTCAGATTCAGAGTCCGACGCTGAGCCCCCGCAGCCGGAAACCACCCTCTCGCGGCGCCTTCGGCCCCTCCATCGCTCGCCGCCGCCCTCACCCTTCCTGGGCTTGGACTCGGAGGCCGATCGCTCGCACGACGACGCGGACGCAGTCTTGCTCCCGGACTGGGAGGTTCTTGTCCTGACTGACGCTGAGCCTGGCGCCAAGGCGACGTGCGCCTTCCAGGGTGGAGCGTCGTCCCCGGCGAGCGCGCTCGGGAGGCTGCCGGGGTCGGGCCGCCACGCCTACATCTGCCCAATGCGTGAGCCTGCCCGGAGCCTCCAGCCGCTCCAAGCGCCCGTGCTGCTCCCCACCTCGGCTTCCTCTGCCGATTGCCCTGGCCGCGCATTGCTGAATTGGACCGGCCGGATCGCGTTCAGCTCTGCAACACTCGACAGTGGCGATGTTCTTGTCTTTGCAAAGGGCGTCAACCATGTTGCTGGCGGTGTCCAATGCCTGTATCGCTACTGCGGCGAGACCCATGCCGTGGTGGCCTCCTTCCCGGCCATCACGTCCGTACAGCAGGTTACCCGGTGCCCCGCTCCACCGATCCATCTGAACTCTAGGAACACAGAGTTCCGTGTCACCGTGGCAGCCACGGGCGAGGATCCAATCCCGACACTCGTGACTTATCGTCCCCGGCAGAGTGAAAGTGGCTCGCTGGTGGCACCGGAAAAGAACCTGATTTGTGCATGCACCATGATCCACAACGTCTCAAAGTTTCTTCGCGAATGGGTGCTGTATCATGCCGCTATCGGGGTGGACCACTTCATCCTGTATGACAATGGAAGTAAGGATGACTTGGCAGATCAAGTCGCTCAGTTGAGGTCCGCTGGAATCAAAATCTCTACCGTGCCTTGGCCATGGATCAAAATGCAGGAAGCCGGCTTCTCCCATTGTGCTGCAACGCACCAGAGCTCTTGCAGGTGGATGGCCTTTATTGACGTCGACGAGTTCGTTTTTTCGCCCAACTGGGAACGATCTGAGAAACCGTCAAAATCGATGCTTGAAGAGATTGTTCAGGTTGATCCAGATGTCGGGCAGGTATATCTGTGGTGCTTTGATTTTGGCCCCTCTGGCCAAACATCACACCCACAGGAGGGTGTCATCCAAGGATACACATGCCGTCTGAAGAGGTTTCTACGGCACAAATCGCTGGTTCTGCTTGCTGCAGTGGACCATTCTTTGGAGAATGCAATTCACCACTTCACACTGAAGGCTGGTTTCAAAAGTATACGGAGCATGCAGGCACGTGTGAACCATTATAAGTACCAGGCGTGGACCGAGTTCAAGCATAAGTTCAAACGACGAGTGTCCGCCTACGTGGCTGACTGGAGAGATCCAATCAACCTTGAGTCCGCTGACCGGGCCCCCGGCTTAGGTGTTGATGGAGTCGAACCGGTTGATTGGGCTCAAAGGTATTGCGACATCAAGGATAACCTGCTTCAGAAATTGAGCTCAAGATGGTTCGGTAACGGATTGGGAAGTCCGGGATCTCAGGATACTTAG